A single window of Nicotiana tomentosiformis chromosome 1, ASM39032v3, whole genome shotgun sequence DNA harbors:
- the LOC104098542 gene encoding uncharacterized protein gives MMVKKLCCFQSFALCSLLLAVVVSSKYHGNSANDLVDIINKNRTTQKLPQLSNSPGLGCIALQYAEECMGNCTSNSSVNCQPPEDDFTEVFAPNCGVELPTFGTISGYILGCQQKYLEPSEAFSNALVHDKRTLSLLRNKTHTEVGVGIIKAPKHKGPYLWCVLFSSSQRNTTFVLNDLGEGIKQKKGCYSGTSFPCSRAHRDKGLLSNKIWIFVLFCIIYFQQFLFKLF, from the exons ATGATGGTGAAGAAGCTCTGCTGCTTTCAGTCATTTGCTCTTTGTAGTCTCCTCTTAGCTGTTGTTGTTTCCTCCAAGTACCATG GAAATTCTGCGAATGACCTTGTTGATATCATCAACAAGAATAGAACTACTCAAAAGCTTCCTCAACTTAGTAATAGTCCTGGACTTGGGTGCATAGCCTTACAATATGCAGAGGAATGTATGGGGAATTGCACTTCTAACAGCAGTGTAAATTGTCAGCCTCCAGAAGACGACTTCACTGAAGTTTTTGCACCAAACTGTGGCGTCGAGCTACCCACTTTTGGGACCATATCTGGCTACATACTCGGCTGTCAACAAAAGTATCTTGAGCCATCGGAAGCCTTCTCAAATGCACTTGTGCATGACAAAAGGACTCTTTCTCTTTTGAGGAATAAAACTCATACTGAAGTTGGAGTTGGTATTATCAAAGCTCCCAAGCACAAAGGACCTTACTTATGGTGTGTTCTGTTTAGTAGTAGCCAGAGAAATACCACATTCGTACTTAATGATCTTGGTGAAGGGATTAAGCAGAAGAAAGGGTGTTATAGTGGAACCAGCTTCCCTTGCAGCAGAGCACACAGAGACAAAGGTCTTTTATCGAACaaaatttggatttttgttttgttctGTATTATCTACTTTCAACAATTCCTTTTCAAACTTTTCTGA
- the LOC104098541 gene encoding E3 ubiquitin-protein ligase ATL4, which translates to MSSFFPQPPPLPMPFTTTVNGGATPNTAITQSQQPVDNSVVMSDNTHSPSSSSSSSSSIIIVIIVIASAIIVSASIYLILRVISRRFHRSFRTYAAADDVVSHSAAVTENRCFDDRRSSEEEKLVDSLPLFTFGSVTGNLTGVDCAVCLSKFEKDDQLRLLPLCCHAFHSSCIDAWLITNQTCPLCRSTVYPTDADVLSKVLAVENAEARGGNELQHSGSFRIEIGSVSRRRGASDSAAGDGQRSYSIGSFEYIVDDGYELSVGSIHRRGVSECTDKESIGFPVPAPPGESIASDVSGSGRSWLRDYVDRIGSLSLSSRTMSFRSSGRFFNGSSRRSETVVPIDDLEAGRVGEEISELFRWLSGV; encoded by the coding sequence ATGTCCAGCTTCTTTCCTCAGCCTCCGCCGCTCCCGATGCCTTTCACCACCACCGTAAACGGCGGAGCTACTCCTAACACCGCCATTACTCAATCTCAGCAACCTGTTGATAACTCTGTCGTTATGAGTGATAATACTCATTCAccttcttcatcatcgtcttcCTCTTCTTCGATCATTATAGTTATCATTGTTATTGCATCTGCTATTATCGTTTCTGCTTCTATATACCTCATCCTTCGCGTGATCTCGCGGCGATTCCACCGCTCCTTCCGTACATACGCCGCGGCGGATGATGTTGTCTCGCATTCTGCTGCGGTTACTGAAAACCGTTGTTTTGATGACCGACGGAGTTCGGAGGAGGAGAAATTGGTTGATTCGTTACCGCTTTTTACGTTTGGTTCTGTTACTGGAAATTTAACCGGCGTGGACTGTGCTGTCTGTTTATCGAAATTCGAAAAGGATGATCAGCTGCGTCTGCTTCCGCTGTGTTGCCACGCATTCCACAGCAGTTGTATAGATGCTTGGCTCATAACGAACCAGACTTGTCCGCTCTGCAGGTCTACCGTGTATCCTACGGACGCGGATGTGCTTAGTAAAGTGTTAGCGGTGGAAAACGCCGAGGCTCGCGGCGGAAATGAACTGCAACATAGCGGTAGTTTCCGAATTGAGATCGGTAGTGTTAGTCGCCGTCGTGGTGCTTCTGATTCCGCCGCAGGCGATGGTCAGAGATCGTATTCTATTGGCTCGTTCGAGTACATTGTCGATGACGGTTACGAGCTTTCGGTAGGGTCCATACACCGACGTGGAGTTTCTGAATGCACCGACAAGGAATCGATCGGTTTTCCGGTGCCGGCGCCTCCTGGAGAAAGTATAGCTTCAGATGTTTCCGGTAGTGGACGGAGTTGGCTTCGGGACTACGTTGATAGAATCGGTTCGCTTTCTCTATCGTCACGCACAATGTCATTTCGGAGCTCCGGTAGGTTTTTCAACGGAAGTAGCCGGCGGAGCGAGACCGTCGTGCCTATCGACGATTTGGAAGCTGGCCGAGTTGGGGAGGAGATTAGCGAGTTGTTTCGGTGGCTCTCAGGGGTATGA